In Burkholderiales bacterium, a single genomic region encodes these proteins:
- a CDS encoding GMC family oxidoreductase, producing the protein MLTDFAAAGLDARLQFDVCIIGGGIAGLTLAHALAGKALSVGVLEAGGRGLSEASQLFFDADVVGAPYAGHVQGRFRALGGSSLKWGAQLLPLHPEDFDVREHVPHSGWPVGYEVLQPYYRRALALLHVDALPFDRTLARHLPMEPLAFDESAFAWRYSKWARFRHRNVWELLGPALSRSTDVHVFYHAPVVRLRLDRDSGCVTGAAVARADGRRVEVSARTFVLCLGTLETARLMLASNDVAAAGLGNEHDNVGRYFHDHLSFRAAQLVRAAPALLRAFSPRFSRQVMHYPRLELTPAAQARYGCSAAFAHLQFEHGARSAFTAMRSVLRRLQQREWFLPRLGETVDIVTDLPYFFRLAASFACGGRVPVPPGADRYFQVDVEQAPNRDSRVLLGDQVDRLGMPRLRIDWRITERELRTAAVFVQRLAEECGRLAGGAIDWRSRELETLEVWRGHVHDTYHQAGTTRMADSPAQGVVDRHLQVHGVPNVYVAGCSVFPTGGSANPTLTMMALTLRLADRLSAAKRTP; encoded by the coding sequence GTGCTGACCGATTTCGCGGCCGCGGGGCTCGACGCGCGGCTGCAATTCGACGTCTGCATCATCGGCGGTGGAATTGCGGGACTGACGCTCGCGCACGCGCTCGCCGGCAAGGCGCTCTCGGTCGGGGTGCTGGAAGCGGGCGGCCGCGGACTCAGTGAGGCCTCTCAGCTCTTCTTCGACGCGGATGTCGTCGGCGCACCGTACGCCGGTCACGTTCAGGGGCGCTTCCGGGCGCTCGGCGGCAGCTCGCTGAAGTGGGGGGCGCAGCTGCTGCCGCTGCACCCCGAGGATTTCGACGTACGCGAGCACGTGCCGCACAGCGGATGGCCGGTCGGGTACGAGGTACTGCAGCCGTACTACCGGCGCGCCCTGGCGCTCCTGCACGTGGACGCGCTGCCGTTCGACCGCACCCTCGCTCGCCATTTGCCGATGGAGCCTCTGGCGTTCGATGAAAGCGCGTTTGCATGGCGTTACTCCAAGTGGGCGCGTTTTCGCCACCGCAACGTCTGGGAGCTGCTGGGGCCGGCGCTCTCCCGGAGCACGGATGTGCACGTTTTCTACCACGCGCCGGTGGTCCGCCTGAGGCTCGATCGCGACAGCGGCTGCGTCACCGGCGCCGCGGTGGCTCGAGCCGACGGCCGGCGCGTCGAGGTGAGTGCGCGCACGTTCGTGCTCTGTCTGGGTACGCTCGAAACGGCGCGGCTGATGCTCGCGTCGAACGATGTCGCCGCGGCCGGGCTCGGCAACGAGCACGACAACGTAGGGCGCTATTTTCACGACCACCTGAGCTTTCGGGCCGCGCAGCTCGTGCGTGCTGCGCCGGCGCTGCTGCGCGCGTTCTCGCCCCGGTTTTCGAGACAGGTCATGCACTATCCGCGGCTCGAGCTCACCCCCGCCGCGCAGGCGCGGTACGGGTGCAGCGCCGCTTTCGCGCATCTGCAGTTCGAGCACGGGGCGCGCAGCGCCTTCACCGCGATGCGATCGGTGCTGCGGCGGCTGCAGCAGCGCGAGTGGTTCCTGCCGCGGCTTGGCGAGACCGTCGACATCGTCACGGACCTGCCGTACTTCTTCCGGCTGGCAGCGAGTTTCGCCTGCGGCGGCCGGGTGCCGGTGCCGCCGGGCGCCGATCGCTACTTCCAGGTCGACGTCGAGCAGGCACCGAACCGCGATTCCCGCGTCCTGCTCGGGGATCAGGTCGACCGCCTCGGCATGCCGAGACTTCGAATCGACTGGAGAATCACCGAGCGCGAGCTGCGCACGGCCGCGGTGTTCGTACAGCGCCTTGCCGAAGAGTGCGGCCGACTCGCGGGCGGGGCGATAGACTGGCGCTCGAGAGAGCTCGAAACACTGGAAGTCTGGCGGGGACACGTGCACGACACCTACCACCAGGCGGGCACGACGCGCATGGCCGACTCTCCCGCACAAGGCGTGGTCGACCGGCACCTGCAGGTCCATGGCGTGCCGAACGTGTATGTCGCCGGTTGCTCGGTGTTTCCGACGGGCGGCAGCGCCAACCCGACGCTCACCATGATGGCGTTGACGCTGCGACTGGCCGATCGACTCTCGGCCGCAAAGCGCACACCGTGA
- a CDS encoding glycosyltransferase: protein MTVRDFTTAAASDTQAPPRPRRGIRMLVVEPAGNLWGSERVLLDFLHCAARSIDIGVCFPRATPIEAELASLPVSRYPWFIADLHKKTRVSRALGAAGLILAALRFRPNIIYVNQAGATRIAMLAARLLSVPILAHVRLADDVDYIARLVTSHGFDGCVVAVSDYVRDRFRESGAIPEDRLHRLYDPYRSRDGAARPHEAGRGPAAPHFASVGRIARLKGQDVLLDAIAVLKSENIEATVAFAGSAPDGDDFATHLQRHAVRLAIAEQVRWGGYQADVFAFAAGALAWICPSWQESLGRVIFESLEAGCLPIAWSGSGGPAEVIRASGGGLLYEQQTGASLAQAMKQAMALSPHEYAQRVERGRAWVVTNCAPPVFSRRMLEISQAMVCPV, encoded by the coding sequence TTGACGGTCCGTGATTTCACGACGGCCGCGGCTTCGGACACCCAGGCCCCTCCACGGCCGCGGCGCGGCATCCGCATGCTCGTCGTCGAACCCGCCGGCAACCTCTGGGGGTCGGAGAGAGTCTTGCTCGACTTCCTGCATTGCGCGGCGCGCTCGATCGACATCGGCGTCTGCTTCCCGCGCGCCACTCCCATCGAGGCGGAGCTCGCGAGCCTGCCGGTGTCGCGCTACCCGTGGTTCATCGCCGATCTGCACAAGAAGACGCGCGTGTCGCGGGCGCTCGGAGCCGCCGGACTGATCCTGGCGGCGCTCCGGTTCCGGCCGAACATCATTTATGTGAACCAGGCCGGCGCTACCCGGATCGCCATGCTTGCTGCGCGTCTCCTGTCGGTGCCGATACTCGCGCATGTCAGACTCGCCGACGACGTCGACTACATCGCGCGGCTGGTGACGAGCCACGGCTTCGACGGCTGCGTGGTGGCTGTCAGCGACTACGTGCGAGACAGGTTTCGGGAGAGCGGCGCGATCCCTGAGGACCGCCTGCACAGGCTCTACGATCCTTACCGTTCGCGCGACGGCGCGGCGCGGCCGCATGAAGCCGGGCGCGGCCCGGCCGCTCCGCACTTCGCTTCGGTCGGCCGCATCGCGAGATTGAAGGGCCAGGACGTGCTCCTCGACGCGATCGCCGTGCTCAAGAGCGAGAACATCGAGGCGACCGTGGCGTTCGCCGGAAGCGCGCCCGACGGAGACGATTTCGCGACTCACCTGCAACGGCATGCGGTGCGACTCGCCATAGCGGAGCAGGTGCGTTGGGGCGGTTACCAGGCCGACGTGTTCGCGTTCGCGGCCGGCGCGCTCGCGTGGATATGTCCGTCCTGGCAGGAGTCGCTCGGCCGCGTCATCTTCGAGTCGCTGGAGGCCGGTTGTCTGCCGATCGCGTGGAGCGGCTCCGGCGGTCCGGCGGAAGTCATCCGTGCGAGCGGTGGAGGCCTGCTGTACGAACAACAGACCGGCGCGTCGCTCGCGCAAGCGATGAAGCAGGCGATGGCGCTCAGTCCCCACGAGTACGCACAGCGCGTCGAGCGGGGCCGTGCGTGGGTCGTCACGAACTGCGCTCCGCCCGTGTTCAGCCGGCGCATGCTCGAGATATCGCAAGCCATGGTCTGCCCGGTTTGA
- a CDS encoding glycosyltransferase family 4 protein: MQRSDAAGYPPTLNQANLLAEAGLRVTLLDGGAAPGALSSLHRDVRLVRPLLDGGISQTVAFVRATRAWMRDSGSRVCIAYDSAACAIVGSTAFAGRKILHFHEPPNDFSKAWTWRTRWRHACYDALSTRAARSADVVSMPDSHRAAVFHRENALRTAPVVIENYARRMETLPQGRLKAELVARGIEARHIVLFQGSVALNYHADDIVRSMPHWPQRSVMVFAGPVEPSLRRVLETIAADNGLLDRVVFLGRIAYPDVLGYTVDADLALTFVKPVSFGFTYSAGASNKRFEAMACGVPQITNAVPGAADLVEGRGVGACIDDATPERIGHAVRRLLEDEPARLAMSAAARRHHLAELNYDARFAWLKNRILAWSSGAR, translated from the coding sequence GTGCAAAGGTCGGACGCCGCGGGCTACCCGCCGACCCTCAACCAGGCGAACCTGCTGGCGGAGGCGGGCCTGCGCGTCACGCTGCTGGACGGCGGTGCCGCCCCCGGCGCGCTGTCCAGTCTGCACCGCGATGTCCGGCTGGTGCGGCCGCTGCTCGATGGCGGCATATCGCAGACCGTGGCTTTCGTGCGCGCGACCCGGGCGTGGATGCGCGATTCCGGCAGCCGGGTCTGCATCGCCTACGACTCGGCGGCGTGCGCGATCGTCGGCTCGACGGCATTCGCCGGCCGCAAAATCCTGCACTTCCACGAACCGCCGAACGACTTCAGCAAAGCATGGACGTGGCGCACCAGGTGGCGGCACGCGTGCTACGACGCGCTCTCTACGCGCGCCGCGCGCTCGGCTGACGTCGTCTCGATGCCCGATTCCCACCGCGCCGCGGTATTCCACAGGGAGAACGCGCTCCGAACCGCGCCGGTCGTGATCGAGAACTATGCGCGGCGCATGGAGACGCTGCCGCAGGGGCGGCTGAAAGCCGAGTTAGTCGCGCGCGGCATCGAGGCACGGCACATCGTCCTTTTTCAGGGCTCGGTCGCGCTCAACTACCATGCCGACGACATCGTTCGCTCGATGCCCCACTGGCCGCAGCGATCGGTGATGGTGTTCGCAGGTCCGGTCGAACCGTCATTACGCCGTGTTCTCGAGACGATCGCCGCGGACAACGGCTTGCTCGACCGCGTGGTCTTTCTCGGGCGCATCGCATATCCCGACGTGCTCGGCTATACCGTCGACGCCGATCTCGCGCTCACCTTCGTCAAGCCGGTTTCCTTCGGGTTCACGTACTCCGCGGGCGCCTCGAACAAGCGCTTCGAAGCCATGGCGTGCGGGGTGCCGCAAATCACGAACGCGGTGCCGGGAGCGGCCGATCTGGTCGAGGGGCGCGGCGTCGGCGCCTGCATAGACGATGCGACGCCCGAGCGGATAGGGCACGCAGTGCGCCGACTTCTCGAGGACGAGCCGGCCCGGCTTGCGATGTCCGCCGCGGCGCGGCGCCACCATCTCGCGGAGCTCAACTACGATGCGCGATTCGCCTGGCTCAAGAACCGGATTCTCGCGTGGTCCAGCGGAGCGAGATGA
- a CDS encoding glycosyltransferase, with translation MLHTVGGLYERFGGPSRTVPSLCNALARRGTTVNLVSQTFDGVPVSGHLLDPEVRLALTDTRDHAGSGILSWRKFAALLGQVAADSKPELIHDHGAWAGNNHSAAVVARRVHVPLVSSPRGMLMRWALSHRRYRKKIALLLYQRADLDSVACFIVTSADEGEDLRRLGLRQPIAIVPNGVSGAPELALREPRARSAGGERVALFLSRLHPGKGAQDLIAAWAALRPPGWKLQIAGPDEDGYGAHLSSLITEHGLTECCSLTGPVDEHDKWGVYAAADLFVLPTYSENFGVTVAEALMAGLPVITTTGAPWECLRTHDCGWWVQPGVPSIQRALQEALATPDAVRHAMGARGKDYVMKTLSWDKVAHDTQRCYEWLLGRGPRPDEHMLD, from the coding sequence GTGCTGCATACCGTCGGCGGTCTCTACGAGCGCTTCGGCGGTCCGTCGCGCACCGTGCCGTCGCTTTGCAACGCACTCGCTCGCCGCGGCACCACGGTCAATCTGGTCAGCCAGACGTTCGACGGCGTGCCTGTGTCAGGGCATTTGCTCGATCCTGAGGTGCGTCTGGCGCTGACCGACACGCGCGATCACGCCGGGTCGGGAATTCTTTCGTGGCGCAAGTTCGCCGCATTGCTCGGACAGGTTGCGGCCGACTCGAAACCCGAGCTCATCCACGACCACGGCGCGTGGGCCGGCAACAACCACTCCGCCGCCGTAGTCGCACGCCGGGTACATGTTCCGCTGGTGTCCAGCCCCCGCGGAATGCTGATGCGATGGGCTCTCAGCCACCGGCGATACCGCAAGAAGATCGCGCTGCTGCTGTACCAGCGCGCGGATCTCGATTCGGTCGCGTGCTTTATCGTGACTTCGGCGGACGAAGGTGAAGACCTGCGGCGGCTCGGGTTGCGCCAGCCGATCGCGATCGTGCCCAACGGCGTGAGCGGCGCGCCGGAGCTTGCGCTGCGCGAGCCGCGTGCGCGCAGCGCGGGTGGGGAGCGCGTCGCGCTGTTCCTGTCCCGCCTGCACCCCGGCAAGGGCGCGCAGGACCTGATCGCGGCGTGGGCTGCGCTCAGGCCGCCGGGCTGGAAGCTGCAAATCGCCGGCCCCGACGAAGACGGTTACGGCGCGCACTTGTCGAGCCTCATCACCGAGCACGGCTTGACCGAATGCTGCTCGCTCACCGGCCCGGTCGACGAGCACGATAAATGGGGCGTGTACGCCGCGGCGGATCTTTTCGTATTGCCCACGTATTCCGAGAATTTCGGCGTGACCGTCGCGGAAGCGCTCATGGCGGGACTTCCGGTGATCACCACGACGGGCGCGCCGTGGGAATGCCTGCGCACCCATGACTGCGGCTGGTGGGTCCAACCCGGGGTGCCGTCGATCCAGCGCGCGTTGCAGGAAGCGCTCGCCACGCCCGACGCGGTGAGGCATGCGATGGGGGCGCGCGGAAAAGACTACGTGATGAAGACGCTCTCCTGGGACAAGGTCGCCCACGATACGCAGCGCTGCTACGAGTGGCTGCTCGGGCGCGGCCCGCGGCCCGATGAGCACATGCTGGACTGA
- a CDS encoding glycosyltransferase family 2 protein, whose translation MLLSDITPVLLTYNESPNIGRTLERLAWARDIVIVDSFSEDDTLAIAGRYPQVRIFQRRFDEHALQWNFAVRETGIRTPWVWALDADYVLSPELVAELERVEPAAETVGFETRFRYCIYGETLRGSVYPAKVTLFRRDRGHFEQDGHTQRLAIAGPVAALKGTISHDDRKSLARWLGSQAGYMRREAVKLTCAASGSLSAADRLRNTIVLGPLVMFFYCLFWKKNILDGQAGLYYTIQRTLAELILSAYLLEQRLRGDTPRTSAQASNREELS comes from the coding sequence ATGCTGCTGTCTGACATCACCCCCGTCCTGCTCACCTACAACGAGTCGCCCAACATCGGGCGTACGCTCGAGAGGCTGGCCTGGGCGCGCGACATCGTCATCGTCGACAGCTTCAGCGAAGACGACACGCTCGCAATCGCGGGGCGTTATCCGCAAGTACGCATATTCCAGCGCCGGTTCGACGAACACGCGCTGCAATGGAACTTCGCGGTGCGCGAGACCGGGATTCGCACGCCCTGGGTGTGGGCGCTGGACGCGGACTACGTGCTGTCGCCGGAGCTCGTGGCCGAGCTCGAGCGCGTCGAGCCGGCGGCCGAGACGGTGGGCTTCGAGACCCGGTTCCGGTATTGCATCTACGGTGAGACTCTGCGGGGCAGCGTTTATCCCGCGAAGGTGACGCTCTTCAGGCGCGACCGCGGCCATTTCGAGCAGGACGGCCATACGCAGCGGCTGGCGATTGCCGGTCCGGTGGCGGCGCTGAAGGGCACCATCAGCCACGACGATCGGAAGTCCCTGGCGCGATGGCTCGGCTCTCAGGCCGGATACATGCGGCGCGAAGCGGTGAAGCTCACCTGCGCCGCTTCGGGCTCTCTGTCTGCGGCGGACCGGCTGCGCAACACGATCGTGCTCGGGCCGCTCGTCATGTTCTTCTACTGCCTTTTCTGGAAGAAGAACATCCTGGACGGACAGGCCGGCCTGTACTACACGATCCAGCGCACCCTGGCAGAGCTGATCCTGTCGGCGTACCTCCTCGAGCAGCGGCTGCGCGGCGATACGCCGCGCACGTCCGCGCAAGCGTCGAACCGAGAGGAATTGTCGTGA
- a CDS encoding class I SAM-dependent methyltransferase, with product MTDAAGTGTWSCVEGGALEVVACPVCAETGCSAVLRRPDGLDIVACRDCGLYYVNPQPTQEALAAYYAGGYFEGEHDFYRGRSYFESRLEGLNAGSLTGWDFVRGRCGDLSGKVFMDLGCASGEMLVLARNSGAAAVRGIELDDKAANHGRSAYGLDIRIGTIESELHEEGSVDVITAFDVVEHLKAPLLAFQRIAAALRPGGQFLCGTPNGACIERWGAEWIGAGKDFEHLLFPRAADLRRIAGSVGLELVHHETRDNPLPMREYAPGGDRAARLCRQPDVVVHNARQKLRLRFAGSGCAHTLYAALRKPGQPGADARAKVPGTP from the coding sequence ATGACTGACGCGGCAGGTACGGGCACGTGGTCGTGCGTAGAGGGCGGCGCGCTCGAAGTCGTTGCGTGCCCCGTTTGCGCGGAGACCGGCTGCAGCGCCGTATTGCGGCGGCCGGACGGACTCGACATCGTCGCGTGCCGGGACTGCGGGTTGTACTACGTCAATCCGCAGCCTACCCAGGAGGCGCTCGCCGCATACTACGCAGGCGGATACTTCGAAGGCGAGCACGATTTCTATCGCGGGCGCAGCTACTTCGAATCGCGGCTAGAGGGTCTCAACGCGGGAAGCCTGACCGGGTGGGATTTCGTGCGCGGCCGCTGCGGCGATCTTTCCGGCAAGGTGTTCATGGATCTCGGTTGCGCGAGCGGAGAGATGCTCGTGCTCGCGCGTAACAGCGGAGCAGCGGCGGTTCGCGGGATCGAGCTCGACGATAAGGCCGCGAATCATGGCCGCTCGGCCTACGGTCTGGACATCCGCATCGGCACGATCGAGAGCGAGCTGCACGAGGAAGGCAGCGTCGACGTCATAACCGCTTTCGACGTCGTCGAGCACCTGAAAGCGCCGCTGCTCGCGTTCCAGCGCATCGCCGCCGCGCTCAGGCCCGGCGGGCAATTCCTTTGCGGTACGCCGAATGGCGCGTGCATCGAACGCTGGGGCGCCGAGTGGATAGGCGCCGGGAAGGATTTCGAGCATCTGCTCTTTCCGCGGGCGGCCGACCTGCGGCGGATCGCCGGCAGCGTCGGACTCGAGCTCGTGCACCACGAGACCAGGGACAACCCGCTGCCGATGCGGGAGTACGCGCCCGGTGGCGACCGTGCCGCGCGGCTGTGCCGTCAGCCCGACGTGGTCGTTCACAACGCGCGGCAGAAGCTCAGGCTGCGATTTGCCGGAAGCGGTTGCGCCCATACGCTCTACGCGGCGCTGCGCAAGCCGGGGCAGCCAGGGGCGGATGCGCGCGCAAAGGTGCCGGGCACCCCGTGA
- a CDS encoding glycosyltransferase: MKIFVAGPDHGDFFTHNVAVTCKTMGHDVRPFHGFRPAGSLGRVGRVIESVRERVRASQLRLDRAVLDAAAAFRPNLTIVCTRTLEPDTVRMIRSRTGSAVVCWFGDAPSNIRRDHVVSGEYDAVFLKDRRYADDLRDVLGLNAHHLHEACNPMWHRPNTDERAGHVAVAGTLYGYRAAVLRRLVAAGWEVRCFGPAPSAWIDPEIAKLHTGEFLDHTRKAQEFGRALACLNTFAPAERDTLNCRVFETCGCGGLLVSEHKAAMDDCFTENEEYLAFRSFEELDEHLGRIRRDPAFAERIRANAARRAHSEHTYRQRLGYILETIGS, translated from the coding sequence GTGAAGATCTTCGTCGCCGGCCCGGACCACGGGGATTTCTTCACGCACAATGTCGCCGTGACGTGCAAGACGATGGGCCACGATGTGCGGCCTTTCCATGGGTTTCGCCCGGCGGGGTCGCTCGGCCGCGTCGGCCGCGTGATCGAAAGCGTGCGGGAGAGAGTGCGCGCGAGCCAGCTGCGGCTCGATCGTGCGGTCCTCGACGCGGCGGCCGCATTTCGGCCCAACCTCACCATCGTGTGCACGCGCACGCTCGAACCCGACACGGTCCGCATGATCCGCTCCCGGACCGGCAGCGCGGTGGTGTGCTGGTTCGGCGACGCGCCGTCGAACATCCGGCGTGACCACGTCGTGTCCGGCGAGTACGATGCGGTATTCCTGAAGGACAGGCGCTATGCCGACGACCTGCGCGACGTGCTCGGGCTGAACGCGCATCACCTGCACGAAGCATGCAATCCGATGTGGCATCGACCGAACACGGACGAGCGCGCCGGACATGTGGCGGTTGCCGGTACTCTGTACGGATACCGGGCGGCCGTCCTGCGCAGGCTCGTAGCGGCCGGTTGGGAGGTGCGCTGCTTCGGCCCCGCGCCCTCCGCCTGGATCGACCCGGAGATCGCGAAGCTGCACACCGGCGAGTTTCTCGACCATACGCGCAAGGCGCAGGAGTTCGGCCGCGCGCTCGCGTGCCTGAATACGTTCGCCCCGGCCGAGCGCGACACGCTCAACTGCAGGGTCTTCGAGACCTGCGGCTGCGGAGGGCTGCTCGTGTCGGAGCACAAGGCGGCGATGGATGATTGCTTCACGGAGAACGAGGAGTATCTCGCCTTTCGCTCGTTCGAAGAGCTCGACGAGCACCTCGGGCGCATTCGTCGCGACCCCGCGTTCGCGGAGCGTATCCGCGCCAACGCCGCGCGCAGGGCGCACTCCGAGCACACGTATCGCCAGCGGCTGGGCTACATCTTAGAAACGATAGGATCATGA
- a CDS encoding aldo/keto reductase — MVRADNDRVTLGATGISTSRLAFGCGSLMRLSRRRERMSVLAAAFDAGIRHFDVAPMYGLGQAERELGAFLGSRRGEVTIATKFGITLRRPTLGMGKLQGIARGLIKRFPALRRHAASRAGALYLPKNFDPGAAAASLERSLADLGVDAVDLLLMHEPETTLIWPGPLLEWLERERARGRVRAFGGAGYVPKVTDVARQFPELMEIVQADSDLVHGQIETLKALGKPLITFSPLSRALDVLQRCCSERPAIASDIRDATGYDLRGADALAHVLFSFALRANSEGVVLFSSLRPERIAQAARWASGDAVPDSALQYIAGALRLAHAERAAPGERSC, encoded by the coding sequence ATGGTGCGAGCCGACAACGATCGCGTCACTCTGGGCGCAACCGGCATCAGCACCAGCCGCCTCGCTTTCGGCTGCGGCTCCCTGATGCGGCTTTCACGCCGTCGCGAGCGTATGAGCGTTCTCGCCGCAGCGTTCGACGCCGGAATCCGCCACTTCGACGTGGCGCCGATGTACGGGCTCGGGCAGGCCGAGAGGGAGCTGGGCGCGTTCCTCGGCTCCCGCCGCGGCGAAGTGACGATCGCGACGAAGTTCGGCATCACTTTGCGCAGGCCGACGCTCGGCATGGGCAAGCTGCAGGGCATCGCCCGCGGCCTGATCAAGCGCTTTCCGGCGTTGCGCAGGCATGCGGCGAGCCGCGCCGGTGCGCTGTACCTGCCCAAGAACTTCGATCCGGGGGCCGCGGCGGCGAGTCTCGAGCGCAGTCTGGCGGACCTCGGCGTCGACGCGGTCGACCTGTTGCTCATGCACGAGCCCGAGACGACGCTCATTTGGCCTGGACCTTTGCTGGAGTGGCTCGAGCGCGAACGCGCGCGCGGTCGTGTGCGCGCGTTCGGCGGCGCGGGCTACGTGCCGAAAGTGACCGACGTCGCCCGGCAGTTCCCCGAGCTCATGGAAATCGTCCAGGCGGACAGCGATCTCGTTCACGGACAGATCGAGACGTTGAAAGCCCTCGGCAAACCGCTCATAACCTTCAGTCCGCTTTCGCGCGCGCTCGACGTGCTCCAGCGCTGCTGCAGCGAGCGCCCGGCGATCGCGAGCGACATACGCGATGCGACGGGCTACGACCTGCGCGGTGCCGATGCGCTCGCGCACGTGCTGTTCTCTTTCGCACTGCGTGCGAACAGCGAGGGCGTGGTGCTCTTCTCGTCGCTGCGGCCGGAGCGCATTGCACAAGCCGCTCGCTGGGCGAGCGGCGACGCGGTCCCGGATTCTGCGTTGCAGTACATCGCGGGCGCGCTCCGCCTCGCGCACGCGGAGCGCGCCGCGCCGGGTGAGCGGTCGTGCTGA
- a CDS encoding DegT/DnrJ/EryC1/StrS family aminotransferase → MNTAHRFYPVAEPDIGALEERYLLDAFRSGWISSLGEYIGRFEQSFAAFCGAEHGVAVSNGTVALQLALLAAGVGPGDEVIVPPLTFVATASAVRHVGAVPVFADCEPDIGTLDAREVEKALSARTKAIVPVHLYGHPADMDPIMAIARDRNLVVIEDAAEAHGALYKGRKVGGIGHIATFSFYGNKIITTGEGGMVVTADARVASRIRFLKDHAMDPARRYWHPEVGYNFRMTNLQAAVGCAQLERFEEITSKRQRVQDAYRSRLESSGTMAINPAKAWARPVPWLVCGVLARDSRPRDEFAAELRKRGIDSRPYFGLISDMPPYASAAGGADFPVARDLSLRGLNLPSSTALDDRSVGEVCATIADLLVRDAPAPSRSSVGR, encoded by the coding sequence ATCCTGTTGCCGAGCCCGATATCGGCGCTCTCGAAGAACGCTATCTGCTCGACGCTTTCCGCTCGGGCTGGATCTCCTCGCTGGGCGAATACATCGGCCGGTTCGAGCAATCGTTTGCCGCGTTCTGCGGGGCGGAGCACGGTGTCGCGGTGTCCAACGGCACCGTAGCCCTGCAGCTCGCCCTCCTCGCGGCAGGCGTCGGTCCCGGCGACGAAGTGATCGTGCCGCCGCTCACGTTCGTCGCCACCGCGTCCGCGGTCCGTCACGTAGGCGCGGTGCCGGTGTTCGCGGACTGCGAGCCGGACATCGGAACCCTCGACGCACGCGAGGTCGAGAAAGCGCTGTCGGCGCGCACCAAAGCCATCGTCCCGGTGCATCTCTACGGTCATCCGGCGGACATGGATCCCATCATGGCGATCGCGCGCGACCGCAACCTGGTCGTCATCGAAGACGCGGCCGAAGCGCACGGCGCCCTCTACAAGGGCAGGAAAGTCGGCGGCATCGGCCACATCGCGACGTTCTCCTTTTACGGCAACAAGATCATCACGACCGGCGAAGGCGGCATGGTGGTCACCGCCGACGCGCGCGTCGCCTCCAGGATCCGGTTCCTCAAGGATCATGCGATGGATCCGGCGCGTCGCTACTGGCACCCCGAAGTCGGCTATAACTTCCGCATGACAAACCTTCAGGCCGCCGTCGGTTGCGCGCAGCTGGAGCGCTTCGAAGAAATCACGTCGAAACGCCAGCGCGTTCAGGACGCCTATCGTTCGCGCCTGGAATCGAGCGGGACGATGGCCATCAATCCCGCGAAGGCGTGGGCGCGGCCCGTGCCGTGGCTGGTCTGCGGCGTACTTGCGCGGGACAGCCGGCCGCGCGACGAGTTCGCCGCCGAGCTCCGGAAGCGCGGCATCGACTCGCGCCCTTACTTCGGGCTGATCTCCGACATGCCGCCGTATGCCTCGGCCGCCGGCGGCGCCGATTTCCCGGTGGCGCGCGATCTTTCGCTGCGCGGATTGAACCTGCCGAGCTCGACGGCACTCGACGACCGCAGCGTCGGCGAAGTGTGCGCGACGATCGCGGACCTGTTGGTGCGCGATGCGCCGGCGCCGTCCCGCAGCAGCGTCGGCCGCTGA